GATTAATGCACAAGAAATACAGtaaatttttaatgatgaaaCATTCAGTATTCTTGTTCATTAATTTAgccttggtttttttgttttttgtttttttacaaaaatagtatCTACACTGTATACAGGGCTATACatcagctttttgttttcttatataaaCATTACACATCCAAAAAATGGTACCACTACCATAAGGGAAAAATCAACACAGGAAaagagcaaacattaaaaaaaaaaaaacaccaccttAGAAAAGGTAGCAGGTCCTAAACATGGTTTCTTATTACATAAAACTCAGTGGAAAGAATGTAAAAGCTGAATCAATTTTAGAGATAGCCTAATAGGCTTAGCAAACAAATTATTGAAGGAAAAACCTCAAAACAAAGTTTGCCATTTACAAATTAACATATTTCTAGGCTTAATTAGGCAATAGCTAGGTTTACGTTGAAGATAAAAGAGCTCTTTAACAGGTTGGTATTTTGCCTTGATGTTCCAGTGAATTGCTACAATATGTGGCAAGTTCAAAGATCTGAGTATTCCAAGTTAGGACTTCACAAAATGTATACACCATCCATTAAGTAAGGGCCTGATATTAGGAAGATCAACAATTCATCTAAGTGCTGTATTTATGCAGCATCTATCTAGAAAAGTTGCTTTATTCAACAAACTTTGAGGAAACTGTGGTAGTAGTAACAAAAGTTAAATGAATAGCAGTTATCAAATGCAATTTCTTCAAGTTTCATTCTATTGAAGTCAAACAAGGACGACAATGGTATCTTCCTTACTCATCTAACAAATAATTTACCTTTagaaaaatataaggataaaaaGGTAAATGTAAAGCCCTGCAGAGATGAAATCCAACAGTTTTTCTGATTATTGAGGCATCAAATGCCTGACATTGTATTTAGAGGTATCCTGATATTGTGTCATAGGTTTATCAGCAATTCCACAAGTTCCTACTCCAACTTTGCCGGTTACACTCTCAGGTGAAGCAAAAATACTCCTTTTAACCTagtggaaataaaacagaaaccattTTGATTAGTTTTGGGGGAACAAAATTTCTATGATACACTTAAGTACATCAAGAGAACTGGAGTgctcttttaaataaaatctaccaGAGATCCCCAGCATATAAAGCAGGTTAACAAACAGGTAGGATTCACCACACTCCCTCTAAGGGTATGTTAGGTACCaaacagtttttcaaattttaatttatagaagGGTAAACAATCTAGATCTTTTGTAATTCCTGATATAAACTCTCTCATAGTGTTTCTATTGCAGAGACCATGGCTAATGGAGATATTTTGCAATAAGCCAAATGGAAGATTGAAGAGGATTATGATAACAAGACCCAGCTATGATCTTTTGAACCTATGTAccacattttttcatttattttttaatgtttatttttgagagagagagagagagagagagagagagagagagagagagagagagagagagcgcgcgagcatgagtgggggaggggcagagagagagagggagacagaatctgaagcaggctccaggctccaagctgtcagcacacagcctgacgcagggctcgaacccacaaactgtgagatcattacctgagccgaagttggatgcttaactgactgagccaccccaggtgcacaccccccccctttttcattttaaagttattttaatgacAGTTATACTTTTCAAGTTTATGAAGTATGATGAAAGGATTTACTAACctggccttttttgtttttagaataggCTCTATTGTTAAACTGTTGCCATTTCACCTTCTGGTCCTCTCTTTCCTGCTCAAGTTCTTttattctctgtgcttttttcaaagctttcttctttttatattcacGCTGCTGGgcaatcatttcttttctgtgtggaTATAACAGCTAAATGTCAACTCTTAAGATTTAATAGATGATTTCTTTAGAGATATTTAGcagtgcaaaaaacaaaaacaaaaccccagaacaacaacaacaacaacaaaaacccataaTAAACCTACACATTCCATGAATAGAAGCACTAAACATCAACAGTGCCAATCACCCAGTATTACTACGTAAGGTTATTTGAGATACACAGCATCCTTGGAAGCTTTCAAACCATATCTATAATCTATTACCCAttcaaatcaaatatttaaactaGGACTTTCTGACATTTACATCACTTTTGCCAGATGTGCCTTAGAATGAGTTTTAATGTTAATAGAGATCTAAACCTTTATCCTTTTCTAAATGGATAGCAACTTTATGCTGCATTTTGCAAAACTATATAGAGATGCAATGCAGATAAAACTATTTCATCTAGACTAGAAGAGTACAGAACAAAGGAAAATCACagcttaaaattcttaaaaacaaaaactggggtTTTCAAAAACACTCCTCTATCTAGGATCAGAGCCTAAAGCTCTCTCAATAATTTCTGCTCAGTTTACATACTGACTTCTCACCAACAGGATGATGAggtctttaaaaaagaagcaatacAATCTAGAGGTCTTTGTATCATGTAATCATCACTATGAAGCTAAGGGTGGCTTTTTTACACAGATGTCAAAGACTAAAAATAGAGCGATGTTACATTGTTCTACGGtctgattttttacttttttttttaatgtttgtttatttttgggagagagagaaagagagtacgagtggggaaggggcagagagagacagcaacccaagcaggctccaggctctgagctgtcagcacagaggccgatgcagggctcgaacccacaaaccgcaagatcatgacctaagctgaagtcggacgtttaactgaatgagccacccaggcgcccctacagtctGATTTTTTTATTGGGATACTCAGGTGATCTAGTTTCCCCAAGctcaaatatatttacttatgtagCAACTTTTTAAagtcttgaggggcgcctgggtggctcagttggttaagtgtccaacccagGTCTTAAATTTCAGggccctgagttcaagcctcacgttgctccatgctggtcatggagcctacttaaaacaacaaaactgttgaaaaatccagaaagagaaaactgtgGAAAATGTAAGTTCATTAAAATGTTGATTCTACCTCATATACAGGTCAAGCCATACACTTCTCTATCCTCCCACTGCTGCTCCCTGAGTTCAGGACACCATTACCTCACACCTGATCACTGCACTAGCTGCTTTCCCTCGGCTGTCAGGGATTATTTGAAAGCTCAACTATGATCATATTATCTCCTCTATTTGAAATACATCAGTGGCTGTCAAGCTCTTTGTGATTTGGCCTCAACCTCTAAGCTCTTGTCAAACCACCCATCTTCAAGCCCTATTTTCACTATAGGAATTTGTTTCCGTTACCTCTATGTTCCcaccttgttttctttaaataaacatttactaaactCTTACTACGTTATCAAGAACTGTACCACATGCTTTATTAATGCTAACACTTAATCCTCAGAACCCTACAAAATAGATACTATCAACCCTGTTTTACAAACGaggaaagaagttaaaaagtttgcccaaggtcatacctTCAAGTTCATTACCTAGCtaactccttttcttttcaaatctcagtttagatgtcattttctcaaagaaatttGCCCCGATGACTAAAGTACAGTTTAGGTATCTTTCCTCTGTTCCCTTAAAGTACCCATCATGTTCCCTTAGTAACTTCTATAATTTACTATTAAAATTCTCCTTTAATTTTGTGCTTTCTTCTCTAGACTATAAACTCAATCAGGACAAGGTCCAAGTTGGTTGTCTTCACTATGGTATAACTCTAGCACATGGTTCAGTGAGAGGTACATATTATCTTCTtaagaaatgtttactgaatgcctaAGTGGGAACCAAAATGTCTTCACTTTACCTAGGTATACACATACAGTGCTGACCCTATACAGCTAATCTTCAAAACAACGATAAGGAGTATTTTAACATTCTCACCCTAATCTAGCCTGCGTGAATTCCACAGACTGCCTCAAATACCAAAATGGGGAAGATTACATTTAAACTGCTAAAGTCAAAGTCACTTACTTTGACATGGGCTTGTTGCCACTGTCCtcctttgccttccttccttcttctacaGGTTTGAGGTTCAACAGTGGAGTCACTTCAGCATTGCCATAGCCAGCAAAGGTGATTGCAGCGGtgccattttcttcatctatctCCTCAATCTCGGCTTCATAACACCTGTAAAGATATCATGACTGTAAGCAGGTGAGTAAAGGTTTAGTACTCAACCTATAAGACTTACACTGCAGTGATTCAACTATTACATGTGTCTAAAATGGAACTTCTGTAATCAGTTGGCTCTTTGGTAAAGATAATACAAACAGTAGTTGGAGTTAGCCATCTACTATCAAAAAAAAGGGGGTTCCTAATCAAAATATTGTCAGGAAAGTCTCCTACATGTCTATTAAATGTGCTTTAGTCTATCTCTctgagaaaagattttttttataggaATAACTTCAATGTATGTGCTTCACGTAAGTCTAAGATAGCCAACCATTCACTCAATTTTCAATCTGAGGAAgaaattaggattattttttaactACCATTCATTTTCCTCTGCTTTGATTTTTCTGTCCTCTAGGATCCAAGCCCACCAACTGCCCCAAAATTTACTGTAAAGCTAAAAACTAAACTGTATTATAGTGGTAACCACCCAAGAATCAAATTGACTTTACAAATCATATTGGCTATACAGAAAGATTAACACAGGGTAGTTCAAACTGAATAAAAACTTCTTaccattgtattttattatttcatgttaTAGTTAGAGTTTTTTTCTACACTTACTGTCCATCTTCACTCCAGATTGCCATACACTTGTCTCCTACTTTCCATGAATGAGTGGGCTGAGTAGAAGCAAAACTGTCTGAACTTGCAAGAGTTTCAGAAGGCTGAGTTGACAGAAGGTCTTTGGTTAGTTCTATaacttcctaaaaagaaaaaacaaaaaccatagcattatttttataatttgcttaTCACCTTTcaacaggtttttattttgatgactttAGCTCTCCACCATAAAGCACTTATTAAGTACACTACATAAATCTACTTGTAGTTCATAACGATACTATGATGTAGGTACTATGATTATCCTCATGTAGAAACTAAGATACAATATTTTATACAGTGGTGgaactgggatttaaacccacAGTTGCCTTTCAATTAACCTCAAATACTAACAGAAAGCGGCAGACTTGAGCTTataccattcttcctttctttcttcctctctctttctctttctttttttaagtaagctctacacccaacatggggtttgaactcctgACCCTATTATCAGGAGTCGCTtgttctactgactaagccagcaaGGTGCCCCTACCATGGCATTATTTCTAAGTGCCTGTTTTAGCTAAAGAGATCTAATATGAGAAACAATCAATTATGAGGGACTGAACTAGATTCAAGATCACTTTTATCTTCTATCTTTGTCACATGTATTTCATGCAACTGGATTGTTTTACAGGGCATTATTGGCAGTAGTATTAACTCTCCAGCcatgttccccacccccatcaaaaaaaaaaaaaaaatcaaacccgaAACACTTGAAGCAACCTTATTAGTAATACCTATTTCTACTAAAGTATTATAGGCATATAGAAAAAGCCAGTAGTCTTCCTAGTCACTTATTATAAAACTTACCCCATCCAGATAAGCAAATTACCAGGtcagatttaaaatattctaaaaagcaCATTAGCACAGcttcatttaaaaggaaaaaataaatgtaacacacATAGGCAGGCAATACCTGCCTgtgtggcaaatattttctctatttcaggCTTACACTTATTGGCTTCATTCAAGGGTGTTTGGTACGGTtagttaaaaaacttaaaagatatagtacaaatggccagattttgcTACCTATCTGCTTTTTTCACTCCAGTGAAGATCTATGTTATGTATTACcttatatgatttattttaaaaactcacatacCCGTTCCCCAACTGCTACATATAAAATACCTTAAAACATCACAGTGTTTTGGGAGAAAAAGTAGCAAAGTTAAACTCTATACTGAGTTTATGTCTCCCACTGAAGTTTTATAATAGTAGCTGGTTCAGTAGCCAAGAAGTTATATATTACCTCTTTCCTAAAGATTCTAAATCTTCCTGGCTATTTCTGAAAAACTAATATTTGAGCCttcaaaaaagggggggggggcgtaaGCCCTTGGAGAAAGGCCTGTTTTGTAAATAGAAAAACTAGGCTAACTcagatttgaattaaaaattcagtatagtatcttaaatgacattttattagGTACCAAATAGCTATTCAAATGCCTTTTAATTAGATAATCCTTTGCAAATAAGGCAAAGAATTTCCAAATAAATAGATCAGGTACTATACAAAGAAGAATAAACTGTCCAGTCTTGTTTTTAATCGATTACTATTAAGGCCAGGAATATAATCCTTGACTCGAGAGCCAATACAATCCTTATcattaaataattccatttaacTAAAACACAAACATGATTTCTGCATTTGTAGGTCTCTGATTTAGATTCTACCTCTCTTAAGACAGAGCAtcttgccattttattttcctaaggaAATTACAGTTTCACCAAAGGGTCCTGAAAAGCTGTGCATGTTACAATAATTTTCAGAGCCCTGCACTGAagtgacactttaaaaaaaatccagggctTATCCCTAGTTGTCCTTTCATTTTGCCATGTTTTACATACCCCTCCCAACAAACTATGAAGACcctttcaatgttttctttacaTGTGCATATGGACCAAAGTATTAGAGAAACTATTTTATGTATGAGGGGGTTCTTAAAGGTACATACCATTAATTACTTTTCCTCCCCCAAGTCTGAGTTCTGAAACTGCTCCTTCATCGACAGATGGGCAGCAGTTACAGTAATCGGCAATTCCAGGAAGCATCAGATGTTGTGATCTACATATCAGCAGGTCAAAGGGTGCACTCAAGCACTCTGCTTACTGAAGGAAGGCGTTTCGGGGATGCAGAGAGCCACTGTAATATATGAGACAAGTGACTTGACCCCTGCCTCCTTTAGAACCAGTTTATTCAGCAAAACAGCCTAATAAATTGACTATTTTTGTGATTATCACAGACTGCCTCGGGAGCTAGTAAAAGCTAGCCTAGATTTTACTATACCtacttttttaagtgaaaaaaggcaaTTAGGACTTCAGTAGATTAATGTGCTGCCTGCTGAGTAACTGTATTCTATATGAAAGACAGTACATATAAATGTGGAAGCCTTACTGGCAAAATGAAGTCAATGAGAAAATGTAGGAAAGCACTTTGTCATAAATGAAAggggaaacaaatttaaaaccagGATAAAGACATTCCACTAAAGGAACACAAAATAAAGAAGGCCACAAACTCAGTCATCAGTCTGAACAACTTTTCAGCAAATATAAAAGGCAGAATTAAATATCCAAGGTATGAGGTATATCccagaaaatagagaagagaaaaaaaggaaaattatttttaaaaaacccacgaCAAAACAGAAGCTATAACTATAGTCAGTGGAGACAATTACTAGGTGGAAGCAGATATGTAAACACTTTTCAGAACTTTAATCTTCAATGATGCCTTCCATCTCTAATTTTCAGTTCAAAACAGACCTGTATCTagtaaaccaaaatgaaaaatttgttttcatgacAAAATAAGAGCGAAAGAAATCGTGATCACGTCTGGTCAGGAAAAACGTACTATATTACTACTATCTGAAGTTTTAGAACTTGAGCTTCTAAATCTGTGCTATCCAATATGGTACTCACATGTGgctactaaaataaaattaagaattcagttcTTCAGCTATCCTAGCTACAGTTCAAATATTTAATTGTCCCTAGTGGCTCCAGTACTACAGTAGATACAGAAcgtttccatcatcacagaaagttctactgtAAACAGTGCTGTTCTAAATGGGTATTTTACGGATAAATAACCATTACTAACTGAACCCTAAATAAGCCATTTATGTGCTTACCACAATGCCTACCACAATGGCCTCTCTCCCTATAATACTTCCACTATAGATCATGTCATAGCAAGGCAATTCTGCCTGGACCCTGacaattcattccagaaacattaaaaagacctCACAATAATGTTGTTTCAACCTTCACTCCCAACTCCCCCTCCACCAGTTCCACATATATCCCTCCTCCAACTGCCCAGGAAGCAATATACACAATATTGACaatggtttattttcttcaaagaaaaaaaggactgcTTTTAAGTTGGTAAAACAAGATGCATGCCAGGATCCTTCTTTGAAGCAAGCAGAAAGCTGGCCTAGGAATGGGAGAAACTACTCCCAAAACATCTTTTAATTATTGACTGGCACTCTGAAATTCAATGGCCTGACTTCTACATACTgaagatgggtcttgttttctgtgtttttaaaaaccacatacTACTGCAACTCAGGCAAGTTTATCCTAAATCTACAACTTAAACCTGAAAATATTCAACTCATTTTAATTATGTCCAGATAAATCCTTTCAAAGTCCTGTATCTGGACACCATTTCAAAtaagtttcattcatttgcagtTCTAATAGCcctaaaatattaatgttaatgGGCAAGAGGATGataaagggagggaaagaatttAGATAGGATAAAGATGATTCGAGTTTTGTACTGAATCAGTAAAGACCATCTAAccaaaataccttttaaaattttcaaaataatcaggttcaaaattttaagttctcaaaattttttaaaatgaagtaatacacatgtacatatatacagtatttttattaacataatgttctaagaaacaacagatatttactaTAATGGTTTTGTCTGTCTTGAAACCCCagtgcaaattttaaaaagcaagtttcaTACCTACGGAACTCTTCCATGACAAAACAAATTAAGATCTCCTTTCCACATCAATTTAACCTCAACAAGCGCCAACAACTACACTGTAAAATCTACCCTTAAATTCAAACATTATGTAACATTTATGCAGAAAACAAGTatctccttaaatatttttataatgtgttttcAATATGTTTACCTGCTAGCTttgaaacacacatacactcttATTTCATGTTCAAGAACCTTGTGACATTAAAAAGAACCCTAATCAtgttacatttttctcatttttttagtcatttataaaattcttccacatttgttttcattccagtacaattaacatttttaattccatattatttttgtccttttagtTACCTTTGGAACTAAATTTCTTTTGccagatctttaaaaataaaagtactttccactgtaaagttaaatcaactctgatttttaaaaaattatatgagcATATAAAATTTACACAACAAAGAACAATGCTTTACTCATTTCGATGTATACAACTGAGGAAGCGGCAACCCTACTTCTGTGAGCAATATACACCTATGTGCATATACACGTTTACACACAAGGGAGGATAGCGGGAGAAACACTCCGAAttgtgctttggattctatgcAAGAAACCAtctgaaaaacacaaatactttttttcaaaCAATATAACTATTAGCGTCCTCTGATACTTACTTGtaaatctttctttaatttcagcaaatcttcattttctccatttccagaCAATGCAGCTTCAACTTGCTGGAGTTGAGCTTTGTAGCTTGCCAGCTGTTTTGCTAGATCCTCTGACATCTAGGGAAAACAAAAAGGGTAAGACCatgaaaactgaacaaaaaacaccataaaaaatAACTTCCTGTCTGCCTGACTTAATCTTTACCAGTTTTGCTCCCAACTCCTTCATAGAAGTCATTGCTGCAGCTCCTCACCATTACCTTTACACTTAGTTCTGAGAAAAGCTGTGAGCCAAACCCAAACATCAAGGCAA
The genomic region above belongs to Felis catus isolate Fca126 chromosome D2, F.catus_Fca126_mat1.0, whole genome shotgun sequence and contains:
- the SMNDC1 gene encoding survival of motor neuron-related-splicing factor 30 isoform X1, with product MSEDLAKQLASYKAQLQQVEAALSGNGENEDLLKLKKDLQEVIELTKDLLSTQPSETLASSDSFASTQPTHSWKVGDKCMAIWSEDGQCYEAEIEEIDEENGTAAITFAGYGNAEVTPLLNLKPVEEGRKAKEDSGNKPMSKKEMIAQQREYKKKKALKKAQRIKELEQEREDQKVKWQQFNNRAYSKNKKGQVKRSIFASPESVTGKVGVGTCGIADKPMTQYQDTSKYNVRHLMPQ
- the SMNDC1 gene encoding survival of motor neuron-related-splicing factor 30 isoform X2 codes for the protein MEVIELTKDLLSTQPSETLASSDSFASTQPTHSWKVGDKCMAIWSEDGQCYEAEIEEIDEENGTAAITFAGYGNAEVTPLLNLKPVEEGRKAKEDSGNKPMSKKEMIAQQREYKKKKALKKAQRIKELEQEREDQKVKWQQFNNRAYSKNKKGQVKRSIFASPESVTGKVGVGTCGIADKPMTQYQDTSKYNVRHLMPQ